From a single Phalacrocorax carbo chromosome 10, bPhaCar2.1, whole genome shotgun sequence genomic region:
- the CARD11 gene encoding caspase recruitment domain-containing protein 11 isoform X1 has protein sequence MSTQGGEPEMDDCLETLKDEEEALWENVESNRHMLSRYINPAKLTPYLRQCKVIDEQDEDEVLNSLMLPSKINRAGRLLDILHTKGQRGYVVFLESLEFYYPELYKLVTGKEPTRRFSTIVVEEGHEGLTHFLMNEIIKLQQQVKTKDVQRCELLAKSRQLEDERKQLKLNKIELLTFQERYNKMKEERNNYNDELVKVKDENYNLAMRYAQLSDEKSMAVIRSRDLQLEIDQLKHRLNKVEEECKLERNQSLKLKNDIENRPKKEQVLELERENEMMKTKIQELQSIIQADKRSLPDSDKAILDILEHDRKEALEDRHELVNKIFNLQEEIRHVEDLRDKYLEEKEDLELKCSTLGKDCEMYKHRMNTVMIQLEEVEKERDQAFRSRDEAQTQYSHCLIEKDKYRKQIRELEERNDELRIEVVRKEACIVNLECKLRRLSKDNNFHDQSLPRNLPITIISQTFGTPSPKANGQEADDSSTSEESPEDNKFFLPDQARLKRRVNLKGIQINPRAKSPVSMNKTSEFQAVRTQDEDGADASNGRTDTSSSNSVSISNSISSCEVSKIQTLRNRNDSIMSTTPEPPGNDSIVRRCKEDAPHCSLVEEDNDSFGYDALELDDDSHDRQSHGAPSVHSSSSSHQSEGVDAYELEHVNSIFRKFSLERPFRPSVTSVGRIRNSCHTIQRVTLNGDSLNSEITLIGGNDKGSFISSVKTGSLAEKAGLREGHQILLLEGCIKGENKSVPLDTCTKEEVHWTIQRCSGPVTLQYKSNHEGYRKLVSELDEGFITSGDSFHIRLNLNISSQLDCCSLSVKCDEIVHILDTMYQGRCEWLCARVDPFTDKDLETGTIPSYSRAQQLLLVKLQRLMHRGSRDETESSYNTLRALRNTLQPEEPAPQNDPKASPRLSRASFLLGQILQFVSRSENKYKRMNSNERVRIVTGWPSDLARTSSEAKKPLPDKLEDLDSESEINKRLSLIPYSLVRPIHCERRRPVLFTPTMLAKALVQKLLNSGGALEFNICKPDIVTKEEFLRKQRTETIIFSREKNLNTYECIVPANIEAVTAKNKHCLLEAGISCTKDLIKAKIYPIVLFIRVSEKNIKRFRKLLPKPETEDEFLRMCRLKEKELEALPCLYASVEADAWSSIEDLIRTIKDRIGEEQRKTIWIDEDQL, from the exons GAGGAGAGCCAGAGATGGATGACTGCCTGGAGACACTGAAAGATGAGGAGGAAGCTTTGTGGGAGAATGTAGAAAGCAACCGGCACATGCTGAGCCGGTACATCAATCCAGCCAAACTGACCCCATACCTACGGCAGTGCAAAGTAATCGATGAGCAAGATGAGGATGAGGTGCTTAACTCACTCATGCTGCCCTCCAAAATTAACCGAGCAG GCCGACTGCTGGACATTCTCCACACCAAGGGCCAAAGGGGCTATGTAGTTTTCTTAGAGAGCCTAGAGTTTTACTACCCTGAACTCTACAAACTGGTGACAGGGAAAGAACCTACACGGAGATTTTCCACTATTGTTG TGGAGGAGGGACATGAAGGCCTTACCCATTTCCTAATGAATGAGATCATTAAGCTTCAGCAGCAAGTAAAGACAAAAGATGTGCAGCGCTGTGAACTCTTGGCTAAGTCTCGCCAGTTGGAGGATGAGCGAAAACAGCTAAAACTGAACAAGATAGAGCTGCTGACCTTCCAGGAGAGATACAACAAgatgaaggaggagaggaacaaCTACAATGATGAGCTGGTCAAGGTGAAAGATGAAAACTACAATCTGGCCATGAGATATGCCCAGCTGAGTGACGAGAAGAGCATGGCTGTGATAAGGAGCCGAGACCTCCAGTTAGAG ATTGACCAGCTGAAGCATCGCTTGAACAAGGTGGAAGAGGAGTGCAAGCTGGAGAGGAATCAGTCTTTGAAGCTGAAAAATGATATTGAAAACCGACCCAAAAAGGAGCAGGTTCTGGAGCTAGAGCGGGAAAATGAGATGATGAAGACTAAAATCCAGGAGTTACAGTCCATCATTCAG GCTGACAAGCGGAGTTTGCCAGATTCAGACAAAGCCATTTTGGATATTCTGGAGCATGACCGTAAAGAGGCACTAGAAGATCGTCATGAATTAGTTAACAAGATCTTTAATCTCCAAGAGGAGATTCGTCATGTTGAGGACTTGAGAGATAAG TATCTTGAAGAGAAAGAAGATTTGGAGTTAAAGTGTTCAACACTAGGAAAAGACTGTGAGATGTACAAGCACCGTATGAACACTGTGATGATACAGCTAGAAGAGGTGGAAAAGGAGCGAGACCAG GCATTCCGCTCACGTGATGAGGCTCAGACACAGTATTCACATTGTCTGAttgaaaaagataaatacagGAAGCAGATTCGAGAGCTGGAGGAGAGAAATGATGAACTCCGAATTGAGGTGGTTCGGAAAGAAGCTTGCATTGTTAACCTGGAGTGCAAACTCCGACGGCTGTCTAAGGACAATAACTTTCACGACCAG AGTCTGCCACGGAATCTACCCATTACCATTATCTCCCAGACATTTGGAACTCCTAGCCCAAAAGCCAATGGTCAGGAGGCAGATGACTCCTCCACTTCTGAAGAGTCTCCAGAAGACAACAAATTCTTCTTGCCTGATCAAGCGCGACTCAAGAGGAGAGTGAATCTAAAGGGAATCCAG ATAAATCCAAGAGCTAAATCCCCTGTCAGCATGAACAAAACATCAGAGTTTCAAG CAGTCAGGACACAGGATGAAGATGGGGCTGATGCCAGCAATGGCCGCACAGACACGAGTTCCTCTAATTCTGTTTCTATCAGTAACTCCATCAGCAGCTGTGAAGTCAGCAAAATT caaaccctGAGAAATCGCAATGACAGTATCATGTCTACCACTCCTGAGCCTCCAGGAAATGATTCAATAGTCCGACGTTGCAAAGAGGATGCCCCTCATTGCAG CCTGGTTGAAGAGGACAATGACAGCTTTGGATACGATGCTTTGGAGCTAGATG atGACAGTCATGACAGGCAGTCACACGGAGCTCCTTCGGTGcactcttcctcttcttctcaTCAGTCGGAAGGCGTGGATGCCTATGAACTTGAGCATGTCAACTCCATATTTAGAAAGTTCTCTCTGGAAAG GCCTTTTCGTCCCTCTGTCACATCTGTTGGTCGCATTAGAAACTCCTGCCATACTATCCAGCGCGTAACACTGAATGGAGACAGTCTCAATTCAGAAATCACTCTGATTGGGGGTAATGATAAAGGGAGCTTTATTAGCTCTGTCAAGACGGGATCACTTGCAGAGAAAGCAGGCCTTCGGGAGGGACACCAAATCCTACTG TTGGAGGGCTGCATCAAAGGGGAAAATAAGAGTGTTCCCTTGGATACTTGCACAAAAGAAGAAGTTCACTGGACCATTCAGAGGTGCAGTGGTCCAGTAACACTCCAGTATAAATCAAATCATGAAG GTTATCGGAAACTAGTGTCAGAACTGGATGAAGGGTTTATCACATCAGGGGACTCGTTTCATATCCGCTTGAATCTGAACATCTCCAGCCAGCTGGACTGCTGTTCCCTGTCAGTGAAATGTGATGAGATTGTTCATATTCTGGACACCATGTACCAGGGGAGGTGTGAGTGGCTGTGTGCCAGAGTCGATCCTTTCACGGACAAGGATCTGGAAACAGGGACCATTCCCAGCTACAGCAG AGCCCAGCAACTTCTTTTGGTGAAGCTGCAGCGGCTGATGCACAGAGGAAGCAGAGATGAGACGGAAAGCTCATATAATACCCTTCGGGCACTCCGG AATACACTGCAGCCAGAGGAGCCTGCCCCACAGAATGACCCAAAAGCCAGCCCTCGCCTATCCAGAGCAAGCTTTCTTTTGGGCCAAATATTACAG TTTGTCAGTAGgtctgaaaacaaatataagCGTATGAATAGCAATGAGCGAGTCCGTATTGTCACTGGCTGGCCCTCTGATCTGGCACGGACCTCATCGGAAGCAAAGAAGCCACTGCCTGATAAACTGGAAG ATTTGGATTCCGAAAGTGAAATCAATAAGAGGCTGAGTCTGATCCCTTATAGCTTGGTGAGACCTATCCACTGTGAGCGCAGGCGCCCTGTACTTTTCACCCCTACCATGCTTGCCAAGGCCTTGGTACAGAAGCTTCTCAACTCTGGAGGTGCCCTGGAATTCAACATATGCAAGCCAG ATATTGTAACAAAGGAAGAGTTCTTAAGGAAGCAGAGAACGGAGACTATCAtcttcagcagagaaaagaatCTGAACACATATGAATGTATTGTACCTGCCAATATTGAGGCTGTCACTGCCAAG AACAAGCATTGTCTCCTGGAAGCTGGAATAAGCTGCACAAAGGATTTAATCAAAGCCAAGATATATCCTATTGTTCTCTTTATCAGAGTCTCAGAGAAAAACATCAAGAGATTCAG GAAACTATTGCCGAAGCCAGAGACTGAAGATGAGTTTTTACGTATGTGCCGtctgaaggagaaagaactgGAAGCACTGCCATGTCTTTATGCCTCTGTAGAGGCAGATGCATGGAGCAGTATTGAAGATCTTATCCGAACAATAAAAGACAGGATCGGAGAAGAGCAGCGTAAAACCATCTGGATAGATGAAGATCAGCTATAA
- the CARD11 gene encoding caspase recruitment domain-containing protein 11 isoform X2, translated as MSTQGGEPEMDDCLETLKDEEEALWENVESNRHMLSRYINPAKLTPYLRQCKVIDEQDEDEVLNSLMLPSKINRAGRLLDILHTKGQRGYVVFLESLEFYYPELYKLVTGKEPTRRFSTIVVEEGHEGLTHFLMNEIIKLQQQVKTKDVQRCELLAKSRQLEDERKQLKLNKIELLTFQERYNKMKEERNNYNDELVKVKDENYNLAMRYAQLSDEKSMAVIRSRDLQLEIDQLKHRLNKVEEECKLERNQSLKLKNDIENRPKKEQVLELERENEMMKTKIQELQSIIQADKRSLPDSDKAILDILEHDRKEALEDRHELVNKIFNLQEEIRHVEDLRDKYLEEKEDLELKCSTLGKDCEMYKHRMNTVMIQLEEVEKERDQAFRSRDEAQTQYSHCLIEKDKYRKQIRELEERNDELRIEVVRKEACIVNLECKLRRLSKDNNFHDQSLPRNLPITIISQTFGTPSPKANGQEADDSSTSEESPEDNKFFLPDQARLKRRVNLKGIQINPRAKSPVSMNKTSEFQVRTQDEDGADASNGRTDTSSSNSVSISNSISSCEVSKIQTLRNRNDSIMSTTPEPPGNDSIVRRCKEDAPHCSLVEEDNDSFGYDALELDDDSHDRQSHGAPSVHSSSSSHQSEGVDAYELEHVNSIFRKFSLERPFRPSVTSVGRIRNSCHTIQRVTLNGDSLNSEITLIGGNDKGSFISSVKTGSLAEKAGLREGHQILLLEGCIKGENKSVPLDTCTKEEVHWTIQRCSGPVTLQYKSNHEGYRKLVSELDEGFITSGDSFHIRLNLNISSQLDCCSLSVKCDEIVHILDTMYQGRCEWLCARVDPFTDKDLETGTIPSYSRAQQLLLVKLQRLMHRGSRDETESSYNTLRALRNTLQPEEPAPQNDPKASPRLSRASFLLGQILQFVSRSENKYKRMNSNERVRIVTGWPSDLARTSSEAKKPLPDKLEDLDSESEINKRLSLIPYSLVRPIHCERRRPVLFTPTMLAKALVQKLLNSGGALEFNICKPDIVTKEEFLRKQRTETIIFSREKNLNTYECIVPANIEAVTAKNKHCLLEAGISCTKDLIKAKIYPIVLFIRVSEKNIKRFRKLLPKPETEDEFLRMCRLKEKELEALPCLYASVEADAWSSIEDLIRTIKDRIGEEQRKTIWIDEDQL; from the exons GAGGAGAGCCAGAGATGGATGACTGCCTGGAGACACTGAAAGATGAGGAGGAAGCTTTGTGGGAGAATGTAGAAAGCAACCGGCACATGCTGAGCCGGTACATCAATCCAGCCAAACTGACCCCATACCTACGGCAGTGCAAAGTAATCGATGAGCAAGATGAGGATGAGGTGCTTAACTCACTCATGCTGCCCTCCAAAATTAACCGAGCAG GCCGACTGCTGGACATTCTCCACACCAAGGGCCAAAGGGGCTATGTAGTTTTCTTAGAGAGCCTAGAGTTTTACTACCCTGAACTCTACAAACTGGTGACAGGGAAAGAACCTACACGGAGATTTTCCACTATTGTTG TGGAGGAGGGACATGAAGGCCTTACCCATTTCCTAATGAATGAGATCATTAAGCTTCAGCAGCAAGTAAAGACAAAAGATGTGCAGCGCTGTGAACTCTTGGCTAAGTCTCGCCAGTTGGAGGATGAGCGAAAACAGCTAAAACTGAACAAGATAGAGCTGCTGACCTTCCAGGAGAGATACAACAAgatgaaggaggagaggaacaaCTACAATGATGAGCTGGTCAAGGTGAAAGATGAAAACTACAATCTGGCCATGAGATATGCCCAGCTGAGTGACGAGAAGAGCATGGCTGTGATAAGGAGCCGAGACCTCCAGTTAGAG ATTGACCAGCTGAAGCATCGCTTGAACAAGGTGGAAGAGGAGTGCAAGCTGGAGAGGAATCAGTCTTTGAAGCTGAAAAATGATATTGAAAACCGACCCAAAAAGGAGCAGGTTCTGGAGCTAGAGCGGGAAAATGAGATGATGAAGACTAAAATCCAGGAGTTACAGTCCATCATTCAG GCTGACAAGCGGAGTTTGCCAGATTCAGACAAAGCCATTTTGGATATTCTGGAGCATGACCGTAAAGAGGCACTAGAAGATCGTCATGAATTAGTTAACAAGATCTTTAATCTCCAAGAGGAGATTCGTCATGTTGAGGACTTGAGAGATAAG TATCTTGAAGAGAAAGAAGATTTGGAGTTAAAGTGTTCAACACTAGGAAAAGACTGTGAGATGTACAAGCACCGTATGAACACTGTGATGATACAGCTAGAAGAGGTGGAAAAGGAGCGAGACCAG GCATTCCGCTCACGTGATGAGGCTCAGACACAGTATTCACATTGTCTGAttgaaaaagataaatacagGAAGCAGATTCGAGAGCTGGAGGAGAGAAATGATGAACTCCGAATTGAGGTGGTTCGGAAAGAAGCTTGCATTGTTAACCTGGAGTGCAAACTCCGACGGCTGTCTAAGGACAATAACTTTCACGACCAG AGTCTGCCACGGAATCTACCCATTACCATTATCTCCCAGACATTTGGAACTCCTAGCCCAAAAGCCAATGGTCAGGAGGCAGATGACTCCTCCACTTCTGAAGAGTCTCCAGAAGACAACAAATTCTTCTTGCCTGATCAAGCGCGACTCAAGAGGAGAGTGAATCTAAAGGGAATCCAG ATAAATCCAAGAGCTAAATCCCCTGTCAGCATGAACAAAACATCAGAGTTTCAAG TCAGGACACAGGATGAAGATGGGGCTGATGCCAGCAATGGCCGCACAGACACGAGTTCCTCTAATTCTGTTTCTATCAGTAACTCCATCAGCAGCTGTGAAGTCAGCAAAATT caaaccctGAGAAATCGCAATGACAGTATCATGTCTACCACTCCTGAGCCTCCAGGAAATGATTCAATAGTCCGACGTTGCAAAGAGGATGCCCCTCATTGCAG CCTGGTTGAAGAGGACAATGACAGCTTTGGATACGATGCTTTGGAGCTAGATG atGACAGTCATGACAGGCAGTCACACGGAGCTCCTTCGGTGcactcttcctcttcttctcaTCAGTCGGAAGGCGTGGATGCCTATGAACTTGAGCATGTCAACTCCATATTTAGAAAGTTCTCTCTGGAAAG GCCTTTTCGTCCCTCTGTCACATCTGTTGGTCGCATTAGAAACTCCTGCCATACTATCCAGCGCGTAACACTGAATGGAGACAGTCTCAATTCAGAAATCACTCTGATTGGGGGTAATGATAAAGGGAGCTTTATTAGCTCTGTCAAGACGGGATCACTTGCAGAGAAAGCAGGCCTTCGGGAGGGACACCAAATCCTACTG TTGGAGGGCTGCATCAAAGGGGAAAATAAGAGTGTTCCCTTGGATACTTGCACAAAAGAAGAAGTTCACTGGACCATTCAGAGGTGCAGTGGTCCAGTAACACTCCAGTATAAATCAAATCATGAAG GTTATCGGAAACTAGTGTCAGAACTGGATGAAGGGTTTATCACATCAGGGGACTCGTTTCATATCCGCTTGAATCTGAACATCTCCAGCCAGCTGGACTGCTGTTCCCTGTCAGTGAAATGTGATGAGATTGTTCATATTCTGGACACCATGTACCAGGGGAGGTGTGAGTGGCTGTGTGCCAGAGTCGATCCTTTCACGGACAAGGATCTGGAAACAGGGACCATTCCCAGCTACAGCAG AGCCCAGCAACTTCTTTTGGTGAAGCTGCAGCGGCTGATGCACAGAGGAAGCAGAGATGAGACGGAAAGCTCATATAATACCCTTCGGGCACTCCGG AATACACTGCAGCCAGAGGAGCCTGCCCCACAGAATGACCCAAAAGCCAGCCCTCGCCTATCCAGAGCAAGCTTTCTTTTGGGCCAAATATTACAG TTTGTCAGTAGgtctgaaaacaaatataagCGTATGAATAGCAATGAGCGAGTCCGTATTGTCACTGGCTGGCCCTCTGATCTGGCACGGACCTCATCGGAAGCAAAGAAGCCACTGCCTGATAAACTGGAAG ATTTGGATTCCGAAAGTGAAATCAATAAGAGGCTGAGTCTGATCCCTTATAGCTTGGTGAGACCTATCCACTGTGAGCGCAGGCGCCCTGTACTTTTCACCCCTACCATGCTTGCCAAGGCCTTGGTACAGAAGCTTCTCAACTCTGGAGGTGCCCTGGAATTCAACATATGCAAGCCAG ATATTGTAACAAAGGAAGAGTTCTTAAGGAAGCAGAGAACGGAGACTATCAtcttcagcagagaaaagaatCTGAACACATATGAATGTATTGTACCTGCCAATATTGAGGCTGTCACTGCCAAG AACAAGCATTGTCTCCTGGAAGCTGGAATAAGCTGCACAAAGGATTTAATCAAAGCCAAGATATATCCTATTGTTCTCTTTATCAGAGTCTCAGAGAAAAACATCAAGAGATTCAG GAAACTATTGCCGAAGCCAGAGACTGAAGATGAGTTTTTACGTATGTGCCGtctgaaggagaaagaactgGAAGCACTGCCATGTCTTTATGCCTCTGTAGAGGCAGATGCATGGAGCAGTATTGAAGATCTTATCCGAACAATAAAAGACAGGATCGGAGAAGAGCAGCGTAAAACCATCTGGATAGATGAAGATCAGCTATAA
- the CARD11 gene encoding caspase recruitment domain-containing protein 11 isoform X3, with translation MDDCLETLKDEEEALWENVESNRHMLSRYINPAKLTPYLRQCKVIDEQDEDEVLNSLMLPSKINRAGRLLDILHTKGQRGYVVFLESLEFYYPELYKLVTGKEPTRRFSTIVVEEGHEGLTHFLMNEIIKLQQQVKTKDVQRCELLAKSRQLEDERKQLKLNKIELLTFQERYNKMKEERNNYNDELVKVKDENYNLAMRYAQLSDEKSMAVIRSRDLQLEIDQLKHRLNKVEEECKLERNQSLKLKNDIENRPKKEQVLELERENEMMKTKIQELQSIIQADKRSLPDSDKAILDILEHDRKEALEDRHELVNKIFNLQEEIRHVEDLRDKYLEEKEDLELKCSTLGKDCEMYKHRMNTVMIQLEEVEKERDQAFRSRDEAQTQYSHCLIEKDKYRKQIRELEERNDELRIEVVRKEACIVNLECKLRRLSKDNNFHDQSLPRNLPITIISQTFGTPSPKANGQEADDSSTSEESPEDNKFFLPDQARLKRRVNLKGIQINPRAKSPVSMNKTSEFQAVRTQDEDGADASNGRTDTSSSNSVSISNSISSCEVSKIQTLRNRNDSIMSTTPEPPGNDSIVRRCKEDAPHCSLVEEDNDSFGYDALELDDDSHDRQSHGAPSVHSSSSSHQSEGVDAYELEHVNSIFRKFSLERPFRPSVTSVGRIRNSCHTIQRVTLNGDSLNSEITLIGGNDKGSFISSVKTGSLAEKAGLREGHQILLLEGCIKGENKSVPLDTCTKEEVHWTIQRCSGPVTLQYKSNHEGYRKLVSELDEGFITSGDSFHIRLNLNISSQLDCCSLSVKCDEIVHILDTMYQGRCEWLCARVDPFTDKDLETGTIPSYSRAQQLLLVKLQRLMHRGSRDETESSYNTLRALRNTLQPEEPAPQNDPKASPRLSRASFLLGQILQFVSRSENKYKRMNSNERVRIVTGWPSDLARTSSEAKKPLPDKLEDLDSESEINKRLSLIPYSLVRPIHCERRRPVLFTPTMLAKALVQKLLNSGGALEFNICKPDIVTKEEFLRKQRTETIIFSREKNLNTYECIVPANIEAVTAKNKHCLLEAGISCTKDLIKAKIYPIVLFIRVSEKNIKRFRKLLPKPETEDEFLRMCRLKEKELEALPCLYASVEADAWSSIEDLIRTIKDRIGEEQRKTIWIDEDQL, from the exons ATGGATGACTGCCTGGAGACACTGAAAGATGAGGAGGAAGCTTTGTGGGAGAATGTAGAAAGCAACCGGCACATGCTGAGCCGGTACATCAATCCAGCCAAACTGACCCCATACCTACGGCAGTGCAAAGTAATCGATGAGCAAGATGAGGATGAGGTGCTTAACTCACTCATGCTGCCCTCCAAAATTAACCGAGCAG GCCGACTGCTGGACATTCTCCACACCAAGGGCCAAAGGGGCTATGTAGTTTTCTTAGAGAGCCTAGAGTTTTACTACCCTGAACTCTACAAACTGGTGACAGGGAAAGAACCTACACGGAGATTTTCCACTATTGTTG TGGAGGAGGGACATGAAGGCCTTACCCATTTCCTAATGAATGAGATCATTAAGCTTCAGCAGCAAGTAAAGACAAAAGATGTGCAGCGCTGTGAACTCTTGGCTAAGTCTCGCCAGTTGGAGGATGAGCGAAAACAGCTAAAACTGAACAAGATAGAGCTGCTGACCTTCCAGGAGAGATACAACAAgatgaaggaggagaggaacaaCTACAATGATGAGCTGGTCAAGGTGAAAGATGAAAACTACAATCTGGCCATGAGATATGCCCAGCTGAGTGACGAGAAGAGCATGGCTGTGATAAGGAGCCGAGACCTCCAGTTAGAG ATTGACCAGCTGAAGCATCGCTTGAACAAGGTGGAAGAGGAGTGCAAGCTGGAGAGGAATCAGTCTTTGAAGCTGAAAAATGATATTGAAAACCGACCCAAAAAGGAGCAGGTTCTGGAGCTAGAGCGGGAAAATGAGATGATGAAGACTAAAATCCAGGAGTTACAGTCCATCATTCAG GCTGACAAGCGGAGTTTGCCAGATTCAGACAAAGCCATTTTGGATATTCTGGAGCATGACCGTAAAGAGGCACTAGAAGATCGTCATGAATTAGTTAACAAGATCTTTAATCTCCAAGAGGAGATTCGTCATGTTGAGGACTTGAGAGATAAG TATCTTGAAGAGAAAGAAGATTTGGAGTTAAAGTGTTCAACACTAGGAAAAGACTGTGAGATGTACAAGCACCGTATGAACACTGTGATGATACAGCTAGAAGAGGTGGAAAAGGAGCGAGACCAG GCATTCCGCTCACGTGATGAGGCTCAGACACAGTATTCACATTGTCTGAttgaaaaagataaatacagGAAGCAGATTCGAGAGCTGGAGGAGAGAAATGATGAACTCCGAATTGAGGTGGTTCGGAAAGAAGCTTGCATTGTTAACCTGGAGTGCAAACTCCGACGGCTGTCTAAGGACAATAACTTTCACGACCAG AGTCTGCCACGGAATCTACCCATTACCATTATCTCCCAGACATTTGGAACTCCTAGCCCAAAAGCCAATGGTCAGGAGGCAGATGACTCCTCCACTTCTGAAGAGTCTCCAGAAGACAACAAATTCTTCTTGCCTGATCAAGCGCGACTCAAGAGGAGAGTGAATCTAAAGGGAATCCAG ATAAATCCAAGAGCTAAATCCCCTGTCAGCATGAACAAAACATCAGAGTTTCAAG CAGTCAGGACACAGGATGAAGATGGGGCTGATGCCAGCAATGGCCGCACAGACACGAGTTCCTCTAATTCTGTTTCTATCAGTAACTCCATCAGCAGCTGTGAAGTCAGCAAAATT caaaccctGAGAAATCGCAATGACAGTATCATGTCTACCACTCCTGAGCCTCCAGGAAATGATTCAATAGTCCGACGTTGCAAAGAGGATGCCCCTCATTGCAG CCTGGTTGAAGAGGACAATGACAGCTTTGGATACGATGCTTTGGAGCTAGATG atGACAGTCATGACAGGCAGTCACACGGAGCTCCTTCGGTGcactcttcctcttcttctcaTCAGTCGGAAGGCGTGGATGCCTATGAACTTGAGCATGTCAACTCCATATTTAGAAAGTTCTCTCTGGAAAG GCCTTTTCGTCCCTCTGTCACATCTGTTGGTCGCATTAGAAACTCCTGCCATACTATCCAGCGCGTAACACTGAATGGAGACAGTCTCAATTCAGAAATCACTCTGATTGGGGGTAATGATAAAGGGAGCTTTATTAGCTCTGTCAAGACGGGATCACTTGCAGAGAAAGCAGGCCTTCGGGAGGGACACCAAATCCTACTG TTGGAGGGCTGCATCAAAGGGGAAAATAAGAGTGTTCCCTTGGATACTTGCACAAAAGAAGAAGTTCACTGGACCATTCAGAGGTGCAGTGGTCCAGTAACACTCCAGTATAAATCAAATCATGAAG GTTATCGGAAACTAGTGTCAGAACTGGATGAAGGGTTTATCACATCAGGGGACTCGTTTCATATCCGCTTGAATCTGAACATCTCCAGCCAGCTGGACTGCTGTTCCCTGTCAGTGAAATGTGATGAGATTGTTCATATTCTGGACACCATGTACCAGGGGAGGTGTGAGTGGCTGTGTGCCAGAGTCGATCCTTTCACGGACAAGGATCTGGAAACAGGGACCATTCCCAGCTACAGCAG AGCCCAGCAACTTCTTTTGGTGAAGCTGCAGCGGCTGATGCACAGAGGAAGCAGAGATGAGACGGAAAGCTCATATAATACCCTTCGGGCACTCCGG AATACACTGCAGCCAGAGGAGCCTGCCCCACAGAATGACCCAAAAGCCAGCCCTCGCCTATCCAGAGCAAGCTTTCTTTTGGGCCAAATATTACAG TTTGTCAGTAGgtctgaaaacaaatataagCGTATGAATAGCAATGAGCGAGTCCGTATTGTCACTGGCTGGCCCTCTGATCTGGCACGGACCTCATCGGAAGCAAAGAAGCCACTGCCTGATAAACTGGAAG ATTTGGATTCCGAAAGTGAAATCAATAAGAGGCTGAGTCTGATCCCTTATAGCTTGGTGAGACCTATCCACTGTGAGCGCAGGCGCCCTGTACTTTTCACCCCTACCATGCTTGCCAAGGCCTTGGTACAGAAGCTTCTCAACTCTGGAGGTGCCCTGGAATTCAACATATGCAAGCCAG ATATTGTAACAAAGGAAGAGTTCTTAAGGAAGCAGAGAACGGAGACTATCAtcttcagcagagaaaagaatCTGAACACATATGAATGTATTGTACCTGCCAATATTGAGGCTGTCACTGCCAAG AACAAGCATTGTCTCCTGGAAGCTGGAATAAGCTGCACAAAGGATTTAATCAAAGCCAAGATATATCCTATTGTTCTCTTTATCAGAGTCTCAGAGAAAAACATCAAGAGATTCAG GAAACTATTGCCGAAGCCAGAGACTGAAGATGAGTTTTTACGTATGTGCCGtctgaaggagaaagaactgGAAGCACTGCCATGTCTTTATGCCTCTGTAGAGGCAGATGCATGGAGCAGTATTGAAGATCTTATCCGAACAATAAAAGACAGGATCGGAGAAGAGCAGCGTAAAACCATCTGGATAGATGAAGATCAGCTATAA